A region of Lycium barbarum isolate Lr01 chromosome 1, ASM1917538v2, whole genome shotgun sequence DNA encodes the following proteins:
- the LOC132616852 gene encoding uncharacterized protein LOC132616852 — protein MAGYQILGAILQDGHSTTRPPYFNGEHYCHWKERFKIFVQSTDYQAWVVIKKGPKPIPRADTENKEDAETSTIDLESHDITKEQQETLQINARAIALLYCAVSGEEYAKISNCDTAKEMWDKLETMRTSNQCSQDLARSLENSQQVRKLVRSLPKTWETKAIVLEDGNLDMFTYDELRGNLIAFEKNHIQRYQKDEKKKVVAFKAQVEESDDDFKEEEVAMISRHVIEAMRRSTNNRKGSSNFRKGKTSTGQQKTDGNWSEDEISDEESEEIENVCFMALEQSSKGLKYNLLSVNQLCDSDLEIRFSKSGCVIEDSSGIKILPGSRNKNVYTLDSVKNPKGHICLASMGEDLWVWHKNLGHASMRLIEKLARHDLVIGLSKLNYTKEHLCDSCQKGKQTRNFFSSKDIVSTSKPLQLLHMDLVGPTRTASIGGKRYAFVIIDDFSRFTWVIFLAHKDDTLKNFKFFCEKIQREKGYYITSIRSDHGGEFENKAFEEFCNDQGYTHNFSSPRSPQQNGVVERNNRTLQDMERTMIIETSLPHHFWAKAENLGKFDPRSDEGIFLGYSPTSRSYRIYNKRTLSIEESIHVVFDDTNHLVEKRKIANEEDSQILTAVVTRPTEEKAPFESTSDAPQSTDVTIGIVPNEW, from the exons ATGGCTGGATATCAAATTCTTGGTGCAATATTGCAAGATGGGCACTCCACAACAAGACCACCATACTTTAATGGTGAACATTATTGCCATTGGAAGGAAAGATTTAAAATCTTTGTGCAGTCAACTGATTATCAAGCCTGGGTTGTAATTAAGAAAGGACCTAAACCTATTCCAAGAGCCGACACTGAAAACAAGGAAGACGCAGAAACCTCAACAATTGATCTAGAGTCACATGACATTACCAAAGAACAACAAGAGACACTGCAAATAAATGCTAGGGCAATAGCTTTGCTCTACTGTGCAGTAAGTGGAGAAGAGTATGCAAAAATTTCAAACTGTGACACTGCCAAAGAAATGTGGGATAAACTTGAG ACGATGAGAACATCGAATCAATGTTCACAAGATTTAGCAAGATCATTAGAGAACTCTCAACAAGTTAGAAAGCTTGTTAGAAGTCTGCCAAAGACTTGGGAAACCAAAGCAATTGTTCTTGAAGATGGAAATCTGGATATGTTCACCTATGATGAATTAAGAGGAAATCTAATAGCCTTTGAAAAGAATCACATACAAAGATATCAGAAGGATGAAAAGAAGAAAGTGGTCGCCTTCAAGGCTCAAGTTGAAGAATCTGATGATGActttaaagaagaagaagtggCTATGATTTCTAGGCATGTGATAGAAGCCATGAGAAGATCAACAAATAACAGAAAAGGAAGCTCAAACTTTAGAAAAGGTAAGACTTCTACTGGACAGCAAAAGACTGATGGAAA ttggagtgaagatgaaatTTCAGATGAAGAATCTGAAGAAATTGAAAATGTGTGTTTCATGGCCCTCGAACAAAGCAGTAAG GGACTTAAGTATAACCTGTTAAGTGTAAATCAGCTATGTGATTCTGATCTTGAGATAAGATTTAGTAAATCAGGTTGTGTCATAGAAGACTCCTCTGGGATAAAAATTCTTCCTGGAAGCAGAAACAAAAATGTTTACACTTTGGACTCTGTCAAAAATCCTAAAGGTCATATATGCCTGGCATCAATGGGAGAAGATCTGTGGGTGTGGCACAAAAATCTTGGGCATGCCAGTATGCGCTTAATTGAAAAACTAGCAAGACATGATCTTGTAATAGGATTGTCAAAACTCAACTACACTAAAGAGCATTTATGCGATTCGTGTCAAAAAGGTAAACAAACTAGAAACTTTTTTAGTTCGAAAGATATTGTGTCTACATCCAAGCCTTTGCAACTACTTCATATGGATCTAGTTGGTCCTACTAGaactgctagcattggaggaaaaaggtaCGCATTTGTTATAATAGATGACTTCTCTCGTTTTACCTGGGTAATATTTCTTGCTCATAAAGATGATACTctaaagaattttaagtttttttgtgAGAAAATTCAGCGTGAGAAAGGATATTACATCACTTCCATTAGAAGTGATCATGGAGGAGAATTCGAAAATAAAGCTTTTGAAGAATTCTGCAATGATCAAGGGTACACACACAATTTCTCCTCACCTCGATCTCcgcaacaaaatggtgtagttgAACGAAACAACAGAACCCTTCAAGATATGGAAAGAACAATGATCATAGAAACAAGCTTACCACATCACTTTTGGGCTAAAGCG GAAAATCTTGGCAAGTTTGATCCTCGAAGTGATGAAGGTATATTTCTTGGTTATTCTCCTACTAGTAGATCCTATAGAATTTATAACAAACGTACTTTATCTATTGAAGAGtctattcatgttgtatttgatgaTACTAATCACCTGGTCGAGAAAAGGAAAATTGCAAATGAAGAAGATAGTCAAATACTTACTGCAGTGGTTACAAGACCCACTGAAGAAAAGGCACCCTTTGAGTCGACTTCTGATGCACCTCAGTCGACTGATGTTACTATTGGAATAGTTCCAAACGAATGGTGA